GCTGCGGCTGGCGTTGCCGCTTACGGTAACCGTTGATGTAGGTGTTGGTGAGGATTCGGTAGAGCCAGGCCTTCAGGTTGGTGCCCTGCGAGAACGACGCGAAGGCCGCGTACGCCTTCAGGTAGGTCTCCTGCACCAGGTCTTCCGCGTCAGCCGGGTTGCGGGTCATCCGCAGCGCAGCGCCGTAGAGCTGGTCGAGCAGCGGCATGGCGTCGCGCTCGAACCGGCCTGCGAGTTCGCCGTCCGCCGGGGGCCCCGCCTGGCGATCCGCTCCCGTGGCTCCCGATCTGCCGGGCACGGAACTCCCTTCCCGCCGTCGCCTGCCTGCGACGGTACGAGTCGACAAGCCCGAGGTCGGGCGACCGCGGGCCGTCCTCAAGCCTACGTCTTCGCGGGCATCCCGCCCGGCTTCCAGCACCTCTGTCACCACGTCCAGGGCAACGCCGAGGGCCGCGCCCGCATTCCCGCGCACCGTCCCTCGTTCCGCTGTGCGGGTACCCCGAGGCCTGCCGGATCAGACGTGGCGGGCAGCCCCGACTCGTCGAGAAGGTGCATTCGTCGGGCGGGCAGGCGTGTCAAGGGACTCCGGTGCCCTCGGTCGCCTCGGGTGCTCTAAGTGAGCCCTGGTGCGCGTGTCGGCTCTCGGTGTCCCTGTTCCTCGGCGGCCCACCCCGGGCCACGCTCATGCCTGCCCGCCCGGCTCCTGCCCGAACTACGCGGACGCGTCGGGTCCGCACTCTGCGAGGTGCTGGGCAGCGTCGGGCGACACTCGCACGCCCGCACGGGCCGCGTCCTCTATCTGCGGGGACGAACGGGCCGGGCGGTTCGGCGCTGCCCGCTCGATGCAGGCCGCATCGGCAGGGAACTGGCGAGACGACCTCGGCGGCGAGCAGGAGGGCCCGCCCGATCAGGAGGAGATCGGCGCGACCACCGCCCTGGTGAGCGTGACGAGGTCCGCCGGGGCCAGCTCGATCTCCAGACCGCGTCGGCCGCCGCTGCAGAAGATCGTCGGATGCTCGACGGCGGACTCGTCGAGCGCCAGGGGCAGTGCCTTGCGCTGTCCCAGCGGGGAGATGCCGCCCGCCACGTACCCGGTGGCCCGCTCGGCGTCGGCCACCACCGCCATCCTCGCCTTCTTGCCGCCGAGCGCCGCCGCCAAGGCCTTGAGGTCGAGCTGGCGTGCGACGGGAACCACACCCACCACGAGTCGGCCGTCGAGATCCGCCACGAGGGTCTTGAAGACTCGGCGCGCGTCCTGACCGAGCAGTTCCACGGCCTCGGTCCCGTAGGAGGCGTGCTTCGGATCGTGCTCGTAGGCGTGCACCTGATGCTGGACGGCCTTCTTGACCAGCAGTGCGGTCGCCGGTGTTCCTCGTCCCGCCATGCACGCAGCCTAGATCGCCGCCGCCGCAGGGCCGCACCCCCGCCGAGGCACCCGGGCTGCTGAGGGTCTGCTCCTTCGCAGGCAGACGGCTCGCCGCTCGGCACCACGGGTGTACCGACCGTCGAAGCAGAAGCCACGCGCTCACCTGCCTGCCGAGTTCGCCCCGTCGCTCGACGGCACGGACTCG
The Actinoalloteichus fjordicus DNA segment above includes these coding regions:
- the ybaK gene encoding Cys-tRNA(Pro) deacylase, with amino-acid sequence MAGRGTPATALLVKKAVQHQVHAYEHDPKHASYGTEAVELLGQDARRVFKTLVADLDGRLVVGVVPVARQLDLKALAAALGGKKARMAVVADAERATGYVAGGISPLGQRKALPLALDESAVEHPTIFCSGGRRGLEIELAPADLVTLTRAVVAPISS